The DNA segment aaggtcccttccaacccaacccattccatgattctctcaGACCTAAGGCTGGCAGGATCGACGCTGAAGTATTTTGCAGAGGGAAGCTGGAGAATCACccaagcagcactggggcatTTCTGACCACAACTGAACTCGCCTCAATCTTGGTGCCCAAAGCCAGCCTTATGTAACAGTGTCAACTCCTGCTGTGAATGACATTCTGTGTTTGTACAAACATTTCTGGTATCTTTGGACTTTAGAGTTTGGAAATCCTTTTGTCGAGTTCAGCCCCTGATTAGAAATGGACCCAAAGACTTCTCTTGAGTTTGTGTCTCTAAATCAACaagtttttattattgttttaaaattagtttgGTGTTATTGATTTATAAAATCCATCCTTTGCTGGAAAACTTTGTCCAAGAAAAGCGAATGATAAGGTTTGAACGTGAGCTGACAATGTGCAGAGGTTGGTGCCCTCAGGAGGAGAGGCTGAGTGCCCAGCAGGGTCTGGTgactggagaggagaaggttcCTTTcaattatcacagaatcacagaaccatttgggctgccccagcagccctgcaggattgcagaaggaaaaggcgGCTGTGGGCTCTTCCCATGGCACGCAGCTGTTTGCAAACAGTTGGGCAAAACCAGCTCTCAAGGGCAGGGAAACTTTCTTTCTAACCCCAGGGGATGGATTCCTGCCTCTTCAAGCTTTTAAGAATGAAAAAGCTTTATTGTGTCCAATCTGGTGTGGCACGGCCACAGCTGGATGTGACaccagtgacagcagctgaTCCACGCCAGGGGCTCTGTCTGTGGATGAAGTGCGAGCCCCCTTGGCCCCGGCGGTCCTCGATAACCATGGGTGTGACcttctgctcagagctgtgagAGCTGGGTGTGACCAGCTGCTGCCACGGGGGAACAGCCGCGGGGGCAAGGAAGTGCTGggtggggctgcaggagccagcccagcggaacagcaggagggagcagcaccagcatccCTGAATGTGGGGCAGCaccagcatccctggctgtggggcagcaTGGCAGGACCTGGTGGGAGGGTCTGGGAAGTGGGTAGCACTCATCTGAGCAGTTAACTCCCCTTAGAAAGTCAGGCTCTGTAGCATTcatcaaattaatttaaatgtttgGTTTAAAATCCAATTGCATTCATCGAGGACAAGCTTTCACTTTACTCTGCAGTAAACTTGTGTTATTAAACTCTTTAAAAAGTCCATATTGCAAATCTTGTTTTTCACAATTCTCAGCCCCTGGGGGATAAGCAGAGAAAAGGTTCCACTGGCTGGGAACTCTCCAACCCCTCCAACCCCTCTGTGATCAGTAGaacacctctgctgctggaggtcCAGAGCACATGGAGCACAACcccaagccctggtgtcactgtCCCATGCTGCCTGTACACccaccctcctcctgccccactcccaggaggcagagcaggatcCACCTAAAGTGCTCTCTGCAAGgagaaatgccatttttaaaagctgttgcagttgcttttctttctgagcaCTTTGGCTGCCTGTgagctccttcctcccccaccGGGTtggggcacagcagagctcgGTGCTTGTCACCCACATCCTGTTTGTGATAAGGATGTGTCATGCTATCATCTTGTAGCACCCAAAGCGTGCTCTCACCCTGCTGGGAGATCATCACTTGTTCACTCTGGAGCTTGTGGGGTGTTCGGGCTCCTCCAGCCTTTCCACACTCACAGTTAGTGCCTCTATCCCACACTGTGGCAAATTAACCTTTCATACCAAAAGGAATCACACCTCTGGACTGTAAAGCTGCAATAATTTAGGGTGCCTTTCTCAGTGCTGGAGCTGTCCATTCCCTTTGGGCACTACAATTCTCACGAGATGTTCTGGTTTTTCTGCCCCCAGTTGCTTTTGGATACCCCTACATCTGCCTTTAATTCAACATTTTGGCCAATTAGAGCcaatctctgattttttttccccctccattcAGCTGGTGCTACTGGCAATGAAAAGTAGAAATCTATTTTGAGACAGCCAATCATGGGCAAAAATATTGGTGCCTAGTGACAAGCTCCAGAGCCCAGAGTAGCACCTGAAATGCCCCAGTCTGGACTGGGGATGGGCGTGGACTCCACGTGGGTGTTGGAGCAGAACCTGTCTCCaggacaggggctggggctggacccaaagcacaggagctcccaggctgagctgcaggcaCTCAGTGCAGCAGCACGGACAGGACATCACCCCATGTACAAACCGTGTGAGATCCTCCCCTGActctcctccatctcccctGACTCTCCTCCAGCCACCCTGACTTCCCTCCAGTGTTCCCAGAGCCGTTCCGTATTTCCAGCTACTCAATCCTTTCCACAGAAGCTAGAGAGGCCAGTGCTGACTCTTCTGTCTTAGCAATGTTCATGATTAGAGAAGTTTTGGGAAcagattgtttttttgtttggagcTCATCTTGGAGGGAAGCTATTGGGTTTAGCCTGTGGTCTCTGGGAAACCCAGGCACAACAGCACCTGAGGGTACAACTGCACAGGCTGCCCTGGCAACAGGCGAATGAGTCACACAAGGTCTttgaattatatttaaaatgcttCCAGTTGGATTTCAAAAATATCATTaggctgctcaggctgaacaaACAGCCTGTTTCTATGTACAGAGAGGGAGCGAGAAACCTCTTTTTCTTTACATCTGTGCCCATGGCTGTTAAACCCCACTTCAGACACGCTCTCAGGTGATCCTCACTGCCTGAAGCTTCTGCTTCTGGAGAGATGTGAGCAGGTGAGGAGTGCTGAGAGCAGTGGGAACACGGCAGCAAGggcagctcccgcagcccctGGGGCACTGCTGGACAGGACTCCAGGGGAGTCCTGAATGTCACCAGCCTGCCAGTGCAGAGCCATCCTGCTCATCCCTGCAGGACAACCCTCTGCCTTTTTGCGGTCTTGTCTTAGAGAGGTCAAACCTGCgggacacacagagctgctccagtgtCACAGACACCTCTGGCTTCCCCAGCACTGGCTCTGCAGAAGATTCTGAGGCCATGTGCGTGCTCAGGAGGGTCCTTTCCACTCCAAATCTTCTGAAGTGAGACAGCTTGGTAAGACATGGAGTATCAGCCCCtagcagaggctgcagctgctcagatCAAGCCAGTGCTGGGTTATCACAGTCTGTACACCAGCTGCCAGGGCCCAAACCTGCCATTCCACACGTGTCCAGGGACTCTGTGCCATACACTCCAGGCTCCATCCTTTTCCCAATGGGACTCTGCGACCGGGTTTAGTAGAAGCACTCATTTTATTAAAGACTTTTGGAAGACACTGACTCCGGTAACAGGAAATAAATAGCTATCAATTTTGCATTCAATTAAAAACTGTTATTACCAGTAAAGTTCGCTGAGGAAGTTCTGCAAAGGTTCTTCACATTTGGGAGTCACTCATTTTTCACGTTAATGAAGAGGTCCGCAGAGTGCTCTGATTGAAAATGAAGCAATTACCACCCCGGAGCCGTGTGGATCTCATCAGTGCTGTTGCCCGAGGGAGTGCCTGCGGTGCCACCGTGCTGTACCCACGGTGTGCCCCGGGGGATGACAGCCCCAGACCCAGGTGCAAGGCCCAGACATCCAGGGTGACACGTGTGATGTCAGACcctgctttcttcctcttctacTGCCCGGTGAAAGCCCGGAATGAACTTCAAAAGATGTTTCCGAACACTGGCTCTCCTGCTCTTGCGCGGGAGGGTCCcaaagctgctggagcagctgctgctctcccagagcGGGGACATGGAGCCGCTGCTGGCCAGGCTGATGCTGCGGTTCCTGCGCAGGGAGCTCCTCGCAGCAGcgccatccccatccctggggaagACACAATCATCATCCACGCTGGACTGGCGGCTCAGGCTGTCTGCAGCCGAGTCCTCGAAGGCGCTGCCCTGGTAGAAGCTGTCCTCGCTGCCTACGGTCATGGAGCTGAGccggctgcgggagctgctcTCGCTGGAGAAGCGGGGCTCGGCCGGGGAGAAGGgtcctggggagctgcagtCACCACACGAGCCGggccctcccagctccagcgTGCCCAGCAGAGCGTTGTCATTCACCTCCCCTGGAAGCAGGAGCCAGAGAGCAGCGTTAGCCAGCTCAGGGAAGCGCCGAGCCCAGCCCcttggcacaggcagcagccccttccccgcatgggcagctgctcctggttcTGAGGTGCTCCCTGCGCCCTGGTCCCTGGGCAGTCCACAAaaaacccagcccagcctcttCCCCTTTTGCTAAGACCAAAATAAGAACGGAAAACATTTTACCACCCACATCAACTCATAACCCAGGACTGATGTGAGGAGCCCTTGGTGCGCATTggtccagcagcagccaaattCATTACCCTCGGGACAAAAGCGTTCCCAGCCCAGGCCCTTGCCTTCATTAAGAGGGGAAAGGAAGCAAACAGCAGTGAGATTGCAGAAGTGCTGTGTCCGGGCACGTACCGTGCAGCAGGAGCCGCTCCCgggccagcagctcccgcagctccCCCCACCgctggtgcagctcctgctgtgggcacaggaaCAGCTCTGTCACCCCATGGAAACACAAAGCTCTTGCACAGAAAACACTCTGTGAAAGCGCAGGTCAGCCACAGGAAACACTCGTATGTCCCACTTTTACTCAGACAATTTTCCCAGTTAGGAAATTTCTCTCAGAAAACACGAGTCCGCTCATGCCTGAGGATGCTCTGGCCACATCCGATTTGGGAAAGGAGCAGCCTGGAAACTGGAGAGCATGGAACCCCCCCTTCACCCACCTGGGGCAATGCCAACACTcttctgcagccctgcccatctCTGGGCCACCCACCAGGACCAGGCACCCCACTCCTCCTCCCTGGGCCTCAGAGCGTGGTGTGGGAACAGCACGGCCAccatccctgcctgtgctgggaacaCCACCTGGAAATCCTGACAGCCCCCCAGGCCATCCAACAGCCAGCAACTTTTCAttccctctgctgcagggcagctcacAGGCTAAAataaaccactgcagagctgattaaaaatacaaacaggtgattaaaaataccaaaaataccTGGAGACAGCCACAGGAGGCACCTGCCCACCAGTCCAGTGAACTCTGTGCAGCTGGACATTCCTACACCTAAACTGACCAGCCTAAGCTCACCTGGGCAGTCCTGGGACTGTGACATTTCTTCTCTATTCCTGGTTTCCAAAAAATAGCATCAGAGGGaccagggctgggggtgctgtcAGCAGAGAGCCCATGGGTGTCACCCCTTGTCCCATGGACACCCCCTTGCCCCCAGCAGCAGTGAACCCAGAGCAGCCATCTCCATTTGGCAATGGAACAGCCAGTTAATCATACTACCTTGAGAGCCTGCAGTTTGGTCTCCAGCTCCATTTTCCTCAGGAACAAGGCCACATTGACAGTCTCTAACCTGTGTGAACGGGTGATGCTGGCCCTGAGGCtctctccagcccagcccttgggATTTCTGCCTCtcaggcagtgcagggctgtgagcagcatgATCCTACCTTCAGGGGGAGAGGATATTAGGCCAAATCTCCCATCTGAAGGAGAGACACCCACCTCAAATAGTTCCCTGAAGACTTTATCAAGTCCACAATTTGCTTGTGACCAAAGCCCTCGATGTTCACCCCGTTGATGCTGGTGAGGATGTCCCCTGTCAGAGACACAGAGTGAGCACCAGCAGCCTGGGCACAACTCCACCTGCTccacaggaacagcagagaggaggaTCAGGCTGCCCAGTCAGGAAAAGCCATGGAGAGTTATGAGTTACCAGTCTGAAGGCCAGAGAGATGGGCAGGGCTTTCCTCTTGGATTCTGCAGACACAAGTGCACACCTCCAGGGAGAAGTCATTTTGGTGTGGAAACCTGATAGTCTATTAACACCAAAGGGACAGAGTTACCAATCCTGGAGCCAGGAAAGCCAGTTAAAATTCAGTACTTTTTCAATGAGCAGGCTGTGATGAGCAGAATACATTACACACAAGTGAGATCAAAATACTATAACCCAGCaattaaatatgcatttttacagcaaaaaCAGTAGACACCTGACAGGTGCCTATACACTGGgtttgggggaaaataaaaaacatcaaACAAAGCTAGTTTGAAAGCCAGCTGGTTATTCAGTATTAAAAACTCTGTCACTTCAACCAAGAATATGTCAGCATGGGTGGGAATGGATTTCTGGGAGGATTTCTCATGCTCCCAGGGGAACAGGGTGGGACTGGGGCTTTTCAGGAGATTGACTCCTGTTCATTGGGAATGCTCTGTGGAGTCAGCTGCTACTACCAGACAGCTCAGTTTGCAAGGGAACTGAACAGACAGAAGATTTAAACTTACTTTTGCTCTTCTGGCCTCTGAAACTCATCATCCACACGCATTGCTAAGCTCCTCAAAGTGCTTTTTATTCTTGACTTACACATTTAACTAAATATTAAGTAACTCTGATTACTTTAAATGTGGTTAAGGGGGCTGACATGAATTTAGAAAAACGCAAAATCCGGTGCCGCAGCCTGTCCGGATCCTGTGACAGCAGGAAATGTTTTCTGGTGACATGCAAACCCCACATCTGCTTCCTGGAAACCTGCCACTGCCACTTCCAACCCAGAGACAGCTCACAGCGGATTCTCAAATCTCTCAAAGGGATGGAGGCCAGGGAAATTCAGAGCTCATCTGGCCAAATCCCCCCAGGGTGGTGATTCCAGTCTTTATATTCTCAGTAAAATTCCTGCTTAAACTGAGTGAGGAGTGAAGCGTGAGCTCCCTGCAGACGTAGGCCTAGAGTTTCACATCATCTTATTCTGTTTTGCCTAAATTTATCTCCTAGTGGTGAAACTACAGCATCTAACATCCTCAGTAGCTGACAGACACTGCCTGTCTGCAGCCCGGACTTTCCATGAAGTGCTCACGCTGAATGCGCGTTCAGGAAGAAAACGTGCcaagaacaattatttttaatcagaatGCCACATATAATGAAAATCTGCCCTGACAATTTACACAAAAGCCCAATAATCGACTCAATTATCCCCCTCTTCTGAAAGCTCTCCTCTGTTCACAAGCTAAGCCTGACCCACTCATTAGTCACAGACCCAAAATGGGCAAAGTTAAGCTCTTCCTAATACActaatttcacagaaaatactttttccctttgtgtgcagagagaagaaagcacTTTGAAAGTGCCCTGTGGCTGGCA comes from the Cinclus cinclus chromosome 9, bCinCin1.1, whole genome shotgun sequence genome and includes:
- the CYTIP gene encoding cytohesin-interacting protein, with protein sequence MALRRFLQHNPSSSPEGGEQALPMAGRRMQQLASTVGTLPRGRRQLALARTTSSCDSSKPQRHLVAILKEDKEMFGFEIQTIRFPHQNDFSLEVCTCVCRIQEESPAHLSGLQTGDILTSINGVNIEGFGHKQIVDLIKSSGNYLRLETVNVALFLRKMELETKLQALKQELHQRWGELRELLARERLLLHGEVNDNALLGTLELGGPGSCGDCSSPGPFSPAEPRFSSESSSRSRLSSMTVGSEDSFYQGSAFEDSAADSLSRQSSVDDDCVFPRDGDGAAARSSLRRNRSISLASSGSMSPLWESSSCSSSFGTLPRKSRRASVRKHLLKFIPGFHRAVEEEESRV